A genomic segment from Phragmites australis chromosome 6, lpPhrAust1.1, whole genome shotgun sequence encodes:
- the LOC133922095 gene encoding gamma carbonic anhydrase-like 2, mitochondrial — protein sequence MAAASLSRLSRRATAAAVAPSLRRLLSATSTASASPAVPSTPPPPSAATAAAVGTDRVRWDYRGQRQLVPLGQWMPKVAVDAYVAPEAVLAGQVTVHDGASVWSGAVLRGDLNKITLGFCASVQERCVLHAAWLAPTGLPAETLVDRYVTVGAYCLLRSCTIEPECIIGQHSILMEGSLVETNSILEAGSVLPPGRRIPTGELWAGNPARFVRKLTNEEIMEIPKLAVAINDLMQSHFSEFLPYSTAYLEVEKLKKSFSIPL from the exons ATGgcggccgcctccctctcccgccTCTCCCGtcgggccaccgccgccgcggtggcgccctcactccgccgcctcctctccgccACCTCCACGGCCTCTGCCTCCCCCGCCGTGCCATCCACCCCGCCGCCCCCTAGCgcggccaccgcggcggcggtgggtaCGGATCGGGTCCGGTGGGACTACCGCGGGCAGCGGCAGCTGGTGCCGCTGGGCCAGTGGATGCCCAAGGTGGCGGTGGACGCGTACGTGGCGCCCGAGGCCGTGTTGGCTGGGCAGGTCACCGTCCACGACGGCGCCTCCGTCTGGAGCGGCGCCGTGCTCCGGGGGGACCTCAACAAGATCACTCTCGGGTTCTGCGCCAGCGTCCAGGAGCGCTGCGTCCTCCACGCCGCCTGGTTGGCACCCACAG GACTTCCAGCTGAGACACTTGTCGACCGGTATGTGACAGTAGGTGCCTACTGTCTGTTGCGCTCATGCACCATCGAGCCCGAGTGCATCATTGGTCAGCACTCCATCCTCATGGAAGGTTCATTGGTCGAAACGAACTCAATCCTTGAAGCTGGTTCCGTTCTGCCCCCTGGAAGAAGGATTCCAACTGGTGAACTCTGGGCTGGAAACCCGGCTAGGTTTGTTCGGAAGCTGACCAATGAGGAGATCATGGAGATTCCAAAGCTTGCCGTAGCCATCAATGATCTGATGCAAAGTCATTTCTCAGAGTTCCTCCCGTACTCTACTGCTTATTTGGAGGTGGAGAAGTTGAAGAAGTCGTTCTCAATTCCTCTGTAA